From a region of the Mauremys mutica isolate MM-2020 ecotype Southern chromosome 12, ASM2049712v1, whole genome shotgun sequence genome:
- the LOC123346874 gene encoding olfactory receptor 1009-like produces MVVIRTDSHLHSPIYFILFHLSFVDICYSSVTVHNMLRNFLAERKTISVISCIPQIIFIPLSAATEAFILSAMGYDHYAAICDPLRYVDTMSKRICVQLLSGAWTMGFFYALLSTVFALKFHFCGPNQISHFSCKLPPLLQLSCTETFTNQVVLLTSIAIFGSSSFLFILIFYIHIISTILRIRSVEGRRKAFSTCNSHLIVVGLLYLTAFFQCTKPSSVSVVLDILHPALSLLFWIFSIQYSVLTPMLNPIVYSLKNKEVKTAIGKTLGKFKFLK; encoded by the coding sequence ATGGTGGTGATAAGAACTGATTCTCACCTTCACAGCCCTATATATTTCATCCTCTTCCATTTATCCTTTGTTGATATCTGCTATTCCTCGGTCACAGTGCATAATATGCTGAGGAACTTCCTAGCAGAGCGCAAAACTATTTCTGTCATTAGCTGCATTCCTCAGATAATCTTCATACCCCTCTCAGCTGCTACTGAAGCTTTCATTCTCTCAGCCATGGGTTACGACCATTACGCTGCCATCTGTGACCCATTGCGTTATGTGGATACAATGAGCAAAAGGATCTGTGTTCAGCTGTTAAGTGGTGCATGGACCATGGGCTTCTTCTATGCCCTTCTTAGCACAGTTTTTGCCCTCAAGTTCCATTTCTGTGGGCCCAATCAAATCAGCCATTTCAGCTGCAAGCTCCCTCCTCTGTTACAGCTGTCCTGCACTGAGACTTTTACCAATCAAGTGGTGCTTCTTACTTCTATTGCGATATTTGGATCAAGCTCGTTTCTCTTCATCCTGATCTTCTACATTCACATCATCTCCACTATCCTGAGGATACGATCTGTAGAGGGAAGgcgtaaagccttctccacctgcaacTCCCACCTTATTGTGGTTGGTTTGTTGTACCTGACAGCTTTTTTCCAATGCACAAAACCCAGCTCTGTCTCTGTTGTTCTGGATATTCTCCATCCAGCTCTGTCTCTGTTGTTCTGGATATTCTCCATCCAGTACAGCGTCTTAAcccccatgttaaaccccatcgtctacagcctgaaaaacaaggaggtgaaaACAGCTATAGGAAAAACGTTGGGGAAATTTAAATTTCTCAAGTAG